One region of Oryza glaberrima chromosome 7, OglaRS2, whole genome shotgun sequence genomic DNA includes:
- the LOC127779797 gene encoding NAD(P)H-quinone oxidoreductase subunit H, chloroplastic, whose translation MSLPLTRKDLMIVNMGPQHPSMHGVLRLIVTLDSEDVIDCEPILGYLHRGMEKIAENRTIIQYLPYVTRWDYLATMFTEAIMVNAPEFLENIQIPQRASYIRVIMLELSRIASHLLWLGPFMADLGAQTPFFYIFRERELIYDLFEAATGMQMMHNYFRIGGVAADLPYGWIDKCLDFCDYFLRGVIEYQQLITQNPIFLERVEGVGFISGEEAVNWGLSGPMLRASGIQWDLRKVDLYESYNQFDWKVQWQKEGDSLARYLVRIGEMRESIKIIQQAVEKIPGGPYENLEVRRFKKAKNSEWNDFEYRFLGKKPSPNFELSKQELYARVEAPKGELGIYLVGDDSLFPWRWKIRPPGFINLQILPQLVKKMKLADIMTILGSIDIIMGEVDR comes from the coding sequence ATGAGTCTACCGCTTACAAGAAAAGATCTCATGATAGTCAATATGGGCCCTCAGCACCCATCAATGCATGGTGTTCTTCGACTGATCGTTACTCTCGATAGTGAAGATGTTATTGATTGTGAGCCCATATTAGGCTATTTACACAGAGGAATGGAAAAAATCGCGGAAAACCGAACTATTATACAATACTTACCTTATGTAACACGTTGGGATTATTTAGCTACTATGTTTACAGAAGCAATAATGGTAAATGCACCAGAATTCTTGGAGAATATTCAAATACCCCAAAGAGCCAGCTATATTAGGGTAATTATGTTAGAATTGAGCCGTATAGCTTCTCACTTGTTATGGCTTGGACCTTTTATGGCAGATCTCGGTGCGCAgactccttttttttatatttttagagagagagaattaATATATGATCTATTTGAAGCTGCTACAGGTATGCAAATGATGCATAATTACTTTCGCATCGGAGGAGTTGCTGCCGATCTGCCTTATGGATGGATCGATAAATGTTTAGATTTCTGTGATTATTTTTTACGAGGAGTTATTGAATATCAACAACTTATTACACAGAATCCCATTTTTTTGGAACGAGTTGAGGGAGTTGGTTTTATTAGCGGAGAAGAAGCTGTAAATTGGGGCTTATCGGGCCCCATGTTACGAGCTTCTGGAATACAATGGGATCTTCGTAAAGTTGATCTTTACGAGTCTTACAATCAATTCGATTGGAAAGTCCAATGGCAAAAAGAAGGGGATTCATTAGCACGCTATTTAGTACGAATCGGTGAAATGAGGGAATCAATCAAAATTATTCAACAGGCTGTAGAAAAAATTCCGGGGGGCCCTTATGAGAATTTAGAAGTCCGACGCTTTAAGAAAGCAAAGAATTCCGAATGGAATGATTTTGAATATCGATTTCTTGGTAAAAAACCTTCACCCAATTTTGAATTGTCAAAACAAGAGCTTTATGCAAGAGTGGAAGCCCCAAAAGGTGAATTAGGAATTTATCTGGTAGGAGATGATAGTCTTTTCCCCTGGAGATGGAAAATTCGTCCACCCGGTTTTATTAATTTGCAAATTCTTCCTCAGCTagtcaaaaaaatgaaattggcTGATATCATGACGATATTAGGTAGTATAGATATCATTATGGGAGAAGTTGATCGTTGA
- the LOC127779798 gene encoding NAD(P)H-quinone oxidoreductase subunit 1, chloroplastic, which translates to MIIDRVQVEAINSFSNLELLKEVYGLIWILPILTLLLGITIEVLVIVWLEREISASIQQRIGPEYAGPLGLLQAIADGTKLLFKEDILPSRGDIPLFSIGPSIAVISILLSFLVIPLGYRFVLADLSIGVFLWIAISSIAPIGLLMAGYSSNNKYSFSGGLRAAAQSISYEIPLTFCVLAISLRAIR; encoded by the coding sequence ATGATAATAGACAGGGTACAGGTAGAAGCTATCAATTCTTTTTCGAACTTGGAATTATTAAAAGAAGTCTATGGACTGATATGGATTCTACCCATTTTGACCCTCTTACTGGGAATCACAATAGAAGTACTCGTAATTGTGTGGTTAGAAAGAGAAATATCCGCATCGATACAACAACGTATTGGTCCTGAATATGCTGGCCCCCTGGGACTGCTTCAAGCTATAGCAGATGGAACTAAGCTACTTTTTAAAGAGGATATCTTGCCATCCCGAGGGGATATTCCCTTATTTAGCATTGGACCGTCTATAGCAGTCATATCAATTTTATTAAGTTTTTTAGTTATTCCTTTGGGATATCGCTTTGTTTTAGCGGATCTTAGTATTGGTGTTTTTTTATGGATTGCCATTTCAAGTATTGCTCCTATTGGTCTTCTTATGGCAGGATATAGctcaaataataaatattctTTTTCAGGTGGTCTACGAGCTGCCGCTCAATCTATTAGTTATGAAATCCCATTAACTTTTTGTGTACTAGCAATATCTCTACGTGCGATTCGTTAA